In Syngnathus scovelli strain Florida chromosome 10, RoL_Ssco_1.2, whole genome shotgun sequence, the following are encoded in one genomic region:
- the cfap144 gene encoding cilia- and flagella-associated protein 144 — MQAKEKDWVHQNAIYVEMIRKEQRQQRLHTEFSINPYRKLHVLPDKPMCRKPQEVIPENSDFIEAFHKARQEPTKKYAMPLTESQEIGWVSTALIPANRTDNRFNFFRHSSDITKHQESVLRFSK, encoded by the exons ATGCAAGCAAAGGAAAAAGATTGGGTCCACCAGAATGCAATTTACGTGGAGATGATccggaaagaacaaagacaacaaaGACTCCACACTGAGTTTAGCATCAACCCATACCGAAAGT TGCACGTTCTACCGGACAAACCTATGTGCAGGAAACCACAAGAAGTGATTCCAGAAAACT CGGACTTCATTGAAGCATTCCACAAAGCTCGCCAGGAACCCACAAAGAAATATGCAATGCCATTGACTGAAAGTCAGGAGATTGGATgggtgtccacagccctg ATCCCAGCAAATCGCACAGACAACAGATTTAATTTCTTCCGACACAGCTCAGACATCACCAAGCACCAAGAGTCTGTCCTGCGCTTTTCAAAATGA
- the ebna1bp2 gene encoding probable rRNA-processing protein EBP2, which yields MVIASDIMELVEEDEMFSEDSEDEHGEMTDNVLQEAFVKGLLKPGMNVMVDKPHKFINNVAGMKQCLADLKKDLPWVERLDLTNPPVDDVISKLGGNMQSGSIGEVNADDDFQREMFFYRQAQATVLEALPLLNKHGIPTKRPDDYFAEMAKSDQQMQKIRKKLLSKQAAIEKSEKAKKLREQRKFGKKVQVEVIQKRQKAKKAMMTAVKKYQKGMTDKLDFLEGDQKADTSQSSKKAVSNKGPSAKKKFKDQKFGFGGKKSGKKWNTKESHDDVSSFRARVANAKGPKGKKGKGGKQNKRPGKSARRKMKSRS from the exons ATGGTTATTGCAAGTGACATCATGGAGCTAGTGGAGGAGGACGAGATGTTCAGCGAGGATTCAGAAGACGAACACGGCGAAATGACGGACAATGTG CTCCAAGAAGCTTTCGTAAAAGGCTTGTTGAAGCCCGGAATGAACGTGATGGTGGATAAACCCCATAAGTTCATCAACAATGTG GCGGGCATGAAACAGTGTTTGGCTGACTTGAAGAAAGACCTCCCCTGGGTGGAGAGGTTGGACCTCACTAACCCGCCGGTGGACGATGTCATCTCTAAGCTTGGAGGGAATATGCAAAGTGGCAGCATTGGAGAAGTCAATGCAGATGACGATTTTCAGAGGGAGATGTTCTT CTACCGCCAAGCGCAAGCCACGGTTCTTGAAGCGCTGCCTCTTTTGAACAAGCACGGCATTCCCACCAAGAGGCCAGATGACTACTTTGCTGAGATGGCCAAGTCTGATCAACAAATGCAAAAG ATCAGGAAGAAGCTGCTTTCAAAACAGGCAGCAATAGAGAAGTCAGAGAAGGCAAAGAAGTTACGCGAGCAAAGGAAATTTGGCAAAAAG GTGCAAGTTGAGGTGATCCAGAAGAGACAGAAGGCCAAGAAGGCAATGATGACTGCTGTCAAGAAATACCAGAAAG GAATGACCGACAAGTTGGATTTCTTGGaaggagaccaaaaggcagataCTTCTCAGAGTTCCAAGAAGGCCGTGAGCAACAAAGG CCCGAGCGCCAAGAAAAAATTTAAGGACCAGAAGTTTGGCTTTGGGGGCAAGAAGAGTGGAAAGAAGTGGAACACAAAAGAAAGCCATGATGACGTTTCCAGCTTCCGCGCTAGAGTGGCCAATGCCAAGGGCCCAAAAGGAAAGAAAGGCAAAGGAGGCAAACAAAAT AAACGTCCAGGGAAGTCTGCACGTAGAAAGATGAAGTCTCGCTCGTGA